Part of the Candidatus Binatia bacterium genome is shown below.
TAACCCAACTGGGCGACTCGGGACATGGTCGACGTACACCGTCTCTCCCTTGACCCCTTGAACGTAAAGCGCGCCCCGACAATCTGCCAGTTCACTGCCAGAGCCCCTGACCGCCCTACTTCCATCCACGCGGGTTGGCAAAGAAGTCGCGCTCCCAGTCTTCGATGAACCTGAGTGCGCGCTTGCGCTCGTCTGGGTGGCGGTCGGCGACGTTGTACGATTCGCCCGGATCGATTCGCAAGTCGTACAGCATGGGGAAATCCGACAGCAGATGAATCGTCCGACCTGTCTTCGGGTCCGTGTAGGTGTATCCCTGCGCCCGCTTTCCGGTGAGCGTGCTCGGCTTGTCGAACGGCACCGGCCAGTAATAGCGGTTGACGTAGCGGTAGTACTTCCAGGGCCCCGAGCGCACGCCGTCGATCACCTTGTCGTGGAAGAAGAACAGGGCATCGTGGGGACTGGCGGTTACGCGTCCCGTCATCAAATCCCAGATGTCGCGTCCATCGATGATGCGATCCGCCGGCAGGTCCAGCCCGGCCAGCCCGAGCAACGTCGGGAAGAAATCGATGTTCATCGCGGCGGCGTCCACCCGCGCGCCCGCGGGCAACGTGCCCGGCCAGGAGGCGATCATCGGCACGCGCCGCCCGCCCTCGAATGGCATTCCCTTGCGGCCCCGCAACCCCTGCGTGCTGCCGTCGAACCAGGCGCCGTTGTCGCTGGTGAACACGACCAAAGTGTTCTCGCGCAGGCCGCGCGATTCCAACGCCTTGATGATCTCGCCGACGCTGCCGTCCAGTTCCTCGGTGGCGTCGCCGAAGGGTCCCGCAGCCGACTTGCCCTTGAAATCCTTGGACGGGAAGAAGGGAACATGCACGTCCTTTTCGGCGACGTAGAGGAAGAAGGGCCTGTCCTTGTTGGCCTCGATGAACTGGATCGCAGCCTTGGTGAAATCCGCCGTCAGGTGCTCCTGATCCAGGCCGACGTGACTTGCTCTTCGTTGCGCCAGTAGGCGACCGGGAACTCGTCGTTGGAGTGGGGAATCCCCTCGTAGAAATCGAAACCGTGTCGCGTCGGGAGGTATTTCCGATCGTGAGAGTAATCGCCCAGATGCCATTTGCCCACCATGCCGGTGCTGTAGCCGGCGACCTTCAGCGCTTCGGCAATGGTAATCTCGGAGTCCGGCAGGCCATTGACGAATGAATCGTGGAAGTCCGACATGCCCAACCGCGTCGCGATTCTCGTGAGCGCGAGATTGACGCGGTGCGCGAATGAAATTTCGCTGGCAAAGAATAAGTGTGAGACTATAGACCCGGCCCTCTGCTTCGGCTCCCCGATCACCCGCGCCGCCGGCGTCTCCCTGATCGGCGTCCGCCGTCGTCGCGGTCGCGGCCGGGGGTCTCTGGTGCGCCGGGCTTCGGTCCAGATTGGGGCGTGCTGCGCGCCGGTCCTGTCGCCGGCCGGGCGGCGCGGCGTTCGACATTACCTCTGGCGCGCTCCCGTTCCCCGGCTTTGCGGCTGCGGATGGCTGCGATGCGCTCGGTCAACGGGACCTCGAGGCGGGCCGCTGGCCGCGCGTTGTAATCGAAGTCGGGGACGGTGACGCGCGGTAACCGCTTGCCGATCGCGCGCTCGATCTGATCCAGGTCCCCCTGCTCTTGCGGCGAGACAAACGTGAACGCGTCGCCGGTGGCCTCGGCGCGCGCGGTGCGGCCGACGCGATGGATGTAGTCATCGGGCACCGGCGGCACATCAAAGTTCACGACGTGGCCAAGTTCCTCCACGTCGATGCCGCGGGCGGCGATGTCGGTGGCGACGAGGACGCGGTACTTCCCCGCCTTGAACCCGGCGAGCGCCG
Proteins encoded:
- a CDS encoding sulfatase-like hydrolase/transferase, translating into MSDFHDSFVNGLPDSEITIAEALKVAGYSTGMVGKWHLGDYSHDRKYLPTRHGFDFYEGIPHSNDEFPVAYWRNEEQVTSAWIRST
- a CDS encoding sulfatase-like hydrolase/transferase is translated as MAQRRASHVGLDQEHLTADFTKAAIQFIEANKDRPFFLYVAEKDVHVPFFPSKDFKGKSAAGPFGDATEELDGSVGEIIKALESRGLRENTLVVFTSDNGAWFDGSTQGLRGRKGMPFEGGRRVPMIASWPGTLPAGARVDAAAMNIDFFPTLLGLAGLDLPADRIIDGRDIWDLMTGRVTASPHDALFFFHDKVIDGVRSGPWKYYRYVNRYYWPVPFDKPSTLTGKRAQGYTYTDPKTGRTIHLLSDFPMLYDLRIDPGESYNVADRHPDERKRALRFIEDWERDFFANPRGWK